Part of the Halopenitus persicus genome is shown below.
CTATCGAGGCCGCGCTCCCGACCGCTGGTACGAGGCAACCCCTCTGAGACGACTCGGGAAGCTTGCGGCCTTCACGATCGGAACCGCTCCCCCGCCGATCGTCGACCCGGTCGTCGACGAACACGGGTTGGTGAACGTTCCGGCGTCAATGTACCTGTTCACGTTCGAGGGCCCGGTGCGGAACGCCGTCGGGACGGCGTTCGGCGATCCCGTCGTCCGACAGGTCGAACTCGGACTCGAACGACTGCGGACCCGGAACCGGGGAGTGCTCCACCTGTGGTTGCATCCCAACAACGTCACGACGGAACGGGACCGAACGCGAATGCGCGAGATCGTCTCGCTGATCGCCGACTACCGCGATCGAGACGCCCTCGCGGTCGAACCGATGCGCGGGATCGCCCGTCGGGTACGAACCGATGAGTGACGACGATGGGTGACTACGAGATCCGTCGCTACGGGACCGGCGATAGGGACGAGTTCCTCTCGCTGTATGCAACTGTTATGGGGGAACGGAAGGGGACGGAGTGGTTCGACTGGAAGTACGGAGCGAACCCCTACGTCGATCACGTGGCCATGTTCGTCGCCGTTACCGACGGAACGATCGTCGGAGCACGACCGTTCGTGGCGCTCCCGGTCCGAATCGACGGGGAACGCGACGTCGTACTGCAACCGGCGGACGCGATCGTCCACCCGGATCACCGCCGCCGGGGGCTGTTCACGCGGATGACCGAACACGCGATCGAGCGATACGCCGGCGATCACCCGTTCTTCTTCAACTTCCCGAACCACCGGTCGTTGCCGGGGAACCTCGATCTCGGCTGGCGGATCGTCTCCGAACGATCGGCCTACTACCGGATCGCGAACCCGGTCCGCGTCGTGCGAGCCCGAACCGACCGGACCGGCGTCCAGGTCGCGAGCAGGATCGGTGCCCCGATCGCCCGGGGATACTACGGACTTCGGGATCTCACCGCGTCGACGCCGCCGACGGCCGCCATCAGAACGGTCACCGAGCCGCCTGCGGCGGCGCTCGCGGCCCTGTATCGACGGTCCGTTCCCGCGGGGATCCACGCCGTTCGCGACGAGGAGTTCTACCGGTGGCGCCTCGACAACCCCGACTGGGAGTACACGACCTACGTCGCGGAAGAACGGGGGGAACCACGGGCGGCCATCGTCACCGGAACGGCGGTCGAGTCGTCGCTGCGGACGACGAAGCTCACCGACGTCGTTCCGCTCGGGACCGCGCCGAAGCCCCTCCTCGAAACCTTGATCCACCGGATCCTTCAGGATCGGGCGGAGACGGATCTGTTCGTCGCACCCTCGCAGGGGATCCCGGCCTCCGTGCTCGGAACCTTCGGCTTCCACCCGGACGCCGCGCCGCCGCTGTCGTTCGTATCGACCCGAACGACTCACGTCGTGCGATCCCTCGCCGACGATCGGGAACGGACCGGGACGGACCTGGGCCGACCGGACAGTTGGCTGATGACGTTTATCGAGCGTGACACGAGCTAGCTTAACTGGAATTAGGCGCTAAGTCCCCTTCCTACTGCGCTACTCGCTTCGCTGCGTTGCTCCTTGAGGGTGGGGTAGTTCACACAGCGAGGCACGGACACGAGCAAGCCCAACCGAGTCCGTCCGGTAATTAACGATTCTCGTCCGGCAGCCAAGGGTCCCCGTCCGGCAGCCAAGGATCCGTCGTCGCCGATTCCGGTCGCCCGCCGTGGGAAGCCGACCGACGACCGTTACGGAAACGTCGGGGACGGACCATCCGACCGGCGTCGGCGGCGCTCACTCGACGGTCACGCTTTTGGCGAGGTTTCGTGGTTTGTCGATGGAGCGGTCCATCTCGTCGGCGGCGTGATAGGCGATGAGCTGGAGCTGGACGTTGGCGAGGATCGCCACGAGATCCGGATGCGTCGCGGGAACGGGGAGGAACTCGTCGGCGGTGTCCGCGAGCTCCGTCGCGTTTCGCGGCGCGATCGCGATGACGGGAGCGCCCCGGGTTTGGATCTCGTTGATGTTGCTCTCGAGCCGATTCCGGTGCTCCCCGGTTCCGACCGCGAAGACCGGCGTCTCCGGCGTCACGAGCGCGAGCGGACCGTGTTTCAGCTCGCCGGCGGCGAACCCCTCGGCGTGCTCGTAGGTTATCTCCTTGAACTTCAGTGCGCCCTCCAGCGCCACGGAGTAGGCGTTTCCGCGCCCGATGAAGAAGTGCCCGCTCTCACCCAGCCATCGTCGGCTGATGGCGGTCGCGAGCGTGTCCTGGGTCACCATCTCGACGTGTTCCGGGAGCGACTCGAGCGCGTCCAGCCGTTGTCGATGGTCCTCGGTCGGCTCGCCGGTGACGTCCCGAACGAGCCGCTCCCCGAGGAGGACGAGCGACGCGACCTGCGAGGAGAACGTCTTGGTGGCGGCGACGCCGATCTCGGGACCAGCACGGATGAACAGCGCGTCATCGCACGTTCGCGCCGCGGTCGATCCGATGACGTTGGTGAGCGCGAGCGTGCGTGCGCCGCGGCGTCGTGCGCTCGCCAACGCCTCCAGCGTGTCCGCGGTCTCTCCGCTCTGCGTGACGCCGATCACCAGCGTGTTCTCGTCGACCGGTGCCGGGTAGGCGGCGTACTCGCTGGCGATGTGGGTGTCGGCGTCGATCCCCCAGTTGGAGAGGAGCCACTCGCCGTACATCCCGGCGTGGTAGGACGTCCCGCAGGCGACCAACTGGACGCGCGAGACGTCGTCGAACGTCCCGGACGGGAACTCCTCGAGCACGACGTCGTCGTCGTCGATGCGCCCGTGGAGCGTCTGCCGGAGGGCCATCGGCTGCTCGTGGATCTCCTTGAGCATGTAGTGGTCGTAGCTGCCCTTCTCGGCGTCTTCGGGATCCCAGTCGACCGTCTCGATCGAGCGGGAGATCGGGTCCCCCGTCGCGTCGGTTATGCGATGGCCGTCGACCGTGACGGCGACGACGTCGTCGTCCTCCAGGT
Proteins encoded:
- a CDS encoding GNAT family N-acetyltransferase, translated to MGDYEIRRYGTGDRDEFLSLYATVMGERKGTEWFDWKYGANPYVDHVAMFVAVTDGTIVGARPFVALPVRIDGERDVVLQPADAIVHPDHRRRGLFTRMTEHAIERYAGDHPFFFNFPNHRSLPGNLDLGWRIVSERSAYYRIANPVRVVRARTDRTGVQVASRIGAPIARGYYGLRDLTASTPPTAAIRTVTEPPAAALAALYRRSVPAGIHAVRDEEFYRWRLDNPDWEYTTYVAEERGEPRAAIVTGTAVESSLRTTKLTDVVPLGTAPKPLLETLIHRILQDRAETDLFVAPSQGIPASVLGTFGFHPDAAPPLSFVSTRTTHVVRSLADDRERTGTDLGRPDSWLMTFIERDTS
- the glmS gene encoding glutamine--fructose-6-phosphate transaminase (isomerizing); amino-acid sequence: MCGITARVGDDDSLEALLGSLENLEYRGYDSAGIAMQNGSELAISKCEGEVSDLRSELAFTGQNGRVGIGHTRWSTHGPPTDENAHPHTGCHGRVAVVHNGIIENYAELREELRTRGHEFTSDTDTEVIPHLVEEELGAGRDAETAFRRAIDRLEGSYAIAMIVDDDPTIYATRNGSPLVVGVGETANYLASDVPAFLEFTDRVVYLEDDDVVAVTVDGHRITDATGDPISRSIETVDWDPEDAEKGSYDHYMLKEIHEQPMALRQTLHGRIDDDDVVLEEFPSGTFDDVSRVQLVACGTSYHAGMYGEWLLSNWGIDADTHIASEYAAYPAPVDENTLVIGVTQSGETADTLEALASARRRGARTLALTNVIGSTAARTCDDALFIRAGPEIGVAATKTFSSQVASLVLLGERLVRDVTGEPTEDHRQRLDALESLPEHVEMVTQDTLATAISRRWLGESGHFFIGRGNAYSVALEGALKFKEITYEHAEGFAAGELKHGPLALVTPETPVFAVGTGEHRNRLESNINEIQTRGAPVIAIAPRNATELADTADEFLPVPATHPDLVAILANVQLQLIAYHAADEMDRSIDKPRNLAKSVTVE